The genomic DNA GCCTGTCTCAAACGACGCCTCGACGACGCGGGACACGCCGTGATCGTTGTCGCCGAAGGCGCTGGCCAACATCTGATGCAGTCGTCCGGCAAGACCGATGCCTCGGGAAACAGTCGGCTGGGCGATGTGGGAGTTTGGCTGAAACAGCAGATCGAAAGCCACTTCACATCCCAAGGAAAAGAGCTGAATCTTAAATACATCGACCCCAGCTATGTCATCCGTAGCGTGCCGGCGAATCCCTACGACAGCGTCTTCTGCTCGCGTCTAGCACACAACGCGGTGCATGCTGCGATGAGCGGCCGCACGCGGATGGTTGTCAGCCGCTGGCACACCAAATTCGTCAACGTCCCGATGAGCTTGGCGATTCGCCAGCGAAACTGCGTCGATCCCAACGGGGATCTTTGGATGACGGTCTTGGAATCGACCGGCCAGCCGCCGCGTTTTGAATAGGACCTGCAAAACAAAAAACGCTCCGTCGACAAACGCTGACGACGGAGCTTTCATGTGCCGGTGGACTACGAAGTCCTTGGGTTCTCACGCCAGCCCCAATCGATCTTTTGGATCTGGCACCGCGTGATGTGAACGACGCGTGTTAAGGAAGATCGAAGATCTTCAACTGAGGTGCGTCGCCCGGCTTGCCGATCAGCGCGATGCCTTGCGTATCGCTCAGCTTGTCCATTTGAGTGACATCAACAAGCGATTCGATCTTTTCAAAAGGTTGGCCAGCCGTCCCGCCGCCACGAACCGGTTCGGTCAGGCCGGGGCCGTCGTCGATCTTTTCGGTGCTGACCTTCATCACGCCGCGTGCAGTGTTGCTGAGCAGCAAGTGCGTGACGCCTTCCTTCTCATAGACGATCATATCGATTGGGCGATTGCGATTGCCGAGTTCAGCGACCGTCTTGCCACGAACTTTTTCACCGCCATCCAACTTGCCGATCGGGAAGTTAACCAATGGCGTGCAAGTGAATCCGGCCAGCAGCGACGGTTCCCCATCGATGTTCAGCGGAACAAAGGTTTGGATCGCTGCATCTTCGACGCGGCCATGCGCGGCGTGGAAGATCTCGACGTTGGAGACGATCGTGTTGTCGGCGAATGGGAACGGGAACTCAACCACTGCCGAAGGGGAATCGCCAGCCGACAGCCCCGAGACGATCACCTTGCCATCGAAGTAGGCGACGTCGGTGATCGATTGGTCGCGGAGGTTGCGTTTGCGTCGCCCCTCGCCACTGATCTTGTCGGCCGGCGGGTTGGGCAGCTGCTTGCGGCCGTGATCGATCTTGTCCAAGTTGATCTTCTGAAACTGGCCGTCGCGATTCATGCGAACCAAGCCACAGCGATTGTTTGCTTTCACCGAAAAGGTCACGTTGCCGGTCTCTGGATTGACCGCCATGTCACCAATTTCGAGCGCGTCGGCTTCGGCGCCGATCGCTGCGGCTAACTGGCCGCGCAGATCTTTGGGCAGCGAGTTTTGCAGATCGCCATCGACCTGTTTGTCCTCGGTTGCGATCGCGTAAACGGCTGCAGCCTTCGGATCGCCAATGATCAGAACGCCGGAAGTGGCGAACGTCATTGGGCCCAACGATTGCAGTTCAACGGGGCCAGGAGAAAGTCCACTGGCGGCGTAGCTTGTCGCCGAACCAAGTGAGATTGCCAGCAGCGCGGCGAGCATGACACCAAACCGACCATTGCGAATCGACATCCGACAGATTCCTTGTAACGAGGTGGGGAGATTTGACCCCGCGAGTATATCACGCCGAATGGGGTCTAGGTAACGTCGCCTGTCTTGAGCACTTCCGTTCCGGTAGGGCCGAGGCTAACGAGCCGGTGGGGCGACTTCATGCAGCGTCGCGCCGACGTCTTCCGCGACGACCAGGATTGCAAACTTCTCGGTTGTCGCGAGTTCTGGTGTGCTGAGCGATGTGTAATCGAAACGGCCGCGCAGGTCGGTGTAGCCATCTTTATAAAACCGGATTTGGCCGTCGCGGTGTTTCGCATACACCTTCACATACGCACCGCTGATCGGGCTGCGGTTGCCGGCCTGCAGCACCTGAACCTGCCCAAACGCTTCGGCTACGTAAGTCGTGAGATTCCCGCCGTAGTAGAAGATCGTTTGCCGCACGCCCTGTCCGGAGACTTCGACCAGCAGCGTCTGTTTCACCAGTTCGGGCGACAACCGATATTCGAGCGTCCCGCTGGCCGCTTGCAGCGTCAGCGGTTCGCTCGCATTGGCGGCGATCATTGCCAATTGGCTGACGTCGTTCTGGATGAACGGCGTCTTGCTGAACAACAGTTCGAGATCCATCGAATAGAAACGGATCTCCGCTTGCCGAATGTTCTGGTGCCGGATCAGAACGGTATCTTGCCGCAAAGCCAATTCGATCTTCGGCTCGTTGGCCGCCGATTGACTCTGCGCGTTGTCGCGTCCCCAAACCGAGAGGTCGGCAGCGTCGGCGGTCGGCAGCGCGTCGACGGGACGCTCCGCCCCCGCGATTTCCGCTCCCGACATCAGCACCCGCCGCTGCTCCAATTGGTTGCTCAGCTCGGTAAACCGCTGACGCCAGCGTGGGATCGGGAAGCCTTGGTAGTTGTCGGCAATCGCTGCAGCCCGCCTGTAATCCTGAGCGAACAGTGCCAAGTAGGCGTCCAGGTAATCGTATTGCAACTGCGGCGTCGCTTCGTCGCGAGCAACCGCTTCAAACCGCTGGATCGCTTCTTCGATCCGGTTCTGAATCAACAGGTAATAACAAAGCGCAAGCTGTTGCTCGGTCGAAGGCTTTTGTTGATGCGACAAGACGGTCATCAGATGCCGATACTGCTGCAGCAGTCGATCGTTCATGATCTCCGGCTGATCGCGAAGCGGATGGATTCGCGACCGGACCAACGGCGCGTATTCCAAGTGCTCGTACAGATCGCGGTCGACAGGATCGATCGTCAGCAGATTCGACCGCAACACCGGACCGCAAGCGGCGACAAATTCGTTGTCGTTGGAAATCAGTTCGGTGATCCGCGGTGCATCCTTGTGATACACCGCGTATCCCCAAACGGTTTCATCCCAAACCTGGAATTCGGTCATCGCGCGAAGCACGACGTCGTAGATCGCGCGGTCGCGCAAACGGGGGGCGACGTGTGTCCAATCGAGCTTCCGCAGGTTGGCGGTCTTCAAAAAGTTGGCGATCTTCGCGGCGTCGCCACGCAGCGCGATGTATTCCCACGTCTCTTCATCGATCTGCGTCGGATGGTCGACGACGCCAAAGGTGCGCGGGTCGCCCGAGGCGAGCGCCATGCCGTCGGCGGAAACGCTGGCCGGATAATGTTTGAACTGGCCAGCCGATGGGAAGTAGAACTGGTACTCGAGCGTCTGCGTGGCAAACGGTTCCAATTCCAGTTGCCGGCTGTCGGTCTCGCGGCCGCCCCCCAGCGGCATCGCGCCGGCGGGGATCTGCCACAGGACATCGATCCGCTGGATCGTAGGAGTCGGGTTGGTCAAGACGATCTGGCCGAGATAGGGCTGCCCAACCAAAAACTCCTCCGGCGCGAACGCTGTCGGTTTCTCATCGTCTCGCTCGCTGTCGGCTTCAAAACGTTGGCCGACCAGCACCGGCGAATCCCCATCCAGAGGACGCACTTCGCGCAATTGTTCGGTCACGACCGCCACGGGATGTGCCGGCGCGAACTGCGGCTGGTCCTCTCCGGTGGGCAGATCGGCGTCGCTGGCGAAAGGGAGTCCCGTCGTCGCAAGGGCGATCAACGCGGCGGTCCGCGTTTCGGTGGGGACCAGCAGTTCGCTGCTGACAAAAGGTTGCGTCCGATCGTGCTCCGCAAGATGCTGCCAGAACCGACCGACCGGTACGAGGTCGGGTGTTTGTTCGATCCGTCGGATCCGATCGTATTGGCTTTCGGCCCACTGACGCGTGGCGGGCAGCGGCCGGAAAAAGCCGCGACCGGCAACGCGCTGCAGGTCGCTCTCCCCATAGAACAGGCTCATGTCGGAAGCTTCGTCTTTGGATAGCTGTGCTTCCACTGAACGCTTCTTGCGTCGCATCAATTGGCGGACTGCGGACCCCGCTTTTTCATCGGCTTCCATTTCGGGCATTGCGGAGAGCGATTCGGAGACCACGCCGTCGGCGAATGCATCGCCCATGCCCCCCATGCCCCCTCCAAATCCGAACATCACAGCGCCCCCCTGGTCGTCCAGTTCCAGTCCCAGCAGCGCCGCATCGATCCGGCTGCGGACCGCGTCGAGGTCTTCGTCTTGAAGTGCGATCCGATTGGCGAACTCGCGCACGACCGCGGCTCGAGCCGAATCGAGCCGCATCGCCAGCAACGCTTTTTCAGCAGCGTTTAACTGCTCATATTTCCACAACTGGGTGTAAGCCGACAGATCCTCTTCCAACAGCCAGCGATCGACAAACGTCTTCTCCAGCTTGTTCTTCAGATAGGGAAGCACGACGGCATCGAAGAAGGGGCGATCCTTGTGATACAGGAACAGATGCAGCTCGTGGCACGCCAAGCGTCCGTAGAGATCCAAACGCTCTTCATTGCTCAGTTCATGCCATCGCGACAGCGGTTCGAACTCGATCCATCGTTCGTCTTCGACGACGCTGCTGTACAACCGATACAGATCGCCGATGGTGGAATAGATCTGCATCCGTGCGGCTCCCAGTTCGCTGAGATCCAAGGGATTCGCTTGCGAAGCGATCAAGACGGCGCGGGTCTGTGACAGCCGTTTTGCCGGATCCAAGATCGTTCGCAAACGGAGGTCGTTCGGTTGCAGTTGCGGAAGGTCGCGCGTGACGGTCTGTTGCACGATCGCGATCGGGTCGCTGACGACGACGCGGATCAGCGAGGCATCGCCCAACGCGTTCAACGGAATCGATAGACGCCCGTTGGCGTCAACTTCCAAGTTTGTCAGCACGATTCCCTGCGTCGGCAGAAAGTCCCAGCTGGCGGAGAGCGAAAGCGGGTGTCCAAAGGGCTCATTGCGGTGCATCGAATCGGCGGCCATCGGCGGTGCGGCCGCGGCGCGACTCTCCATCACATCGCCAGCCATCGCATCTTGGCGAGCGTTTTCGGTGGTGTCGGTTTCCCACGGATTGAGGATCAGCGAGGGCTGGGGCAACAGATTGCCCGGGTATTTGGTCGCATTGCGACGCCGCAACACATATTGGTACTCCTCGTCCAACCGTCGGTCGCTGACAAAACCGCTGGCCGCGATCACTCGCGGTTTGATTCGAGGCGAATAATCGTCCAAGCCGAGGGCCGCAGCGGGCGATTCGCCGGGAAGGTAGCGGCCGCCAAACAGATGGACGCGCGAGAGCGGATTGGCACCGGCCAGCTGAACGACAAAGGCGTCCCCTTCGACAGCCGCTTTGGCGATCGATGTACTGAGCGGCGGTCGGCGTTCCAGTTCGCGCGTCGGGCCCATCAAATAATCGCCGGCGGCAACGCCCGCGGTGACGCGGATCGCAAGCGAACGGTTCTGATCGTTGTCGACCAACCGATAATCACCTGCCAGCAGCGATTTCAGTCGCACCGCACCATCGCGAACCGATAACGCTTCGTCGACGCTGGCGTACGGTTGGCCAGCCCGTTCCTCCCAGATTCGGAATCGATCGGCGTCCCCCTCGAGATCGCTCGCAGGAATCGCGATCTCGGTCTCCGCCAAGGCGTGGATCTCTGCGGGCCAATGCGATCCCGATTCACGCAGCGACCAATTGCGCGAGGGCAAGCCGCTGGAGACGGCGGCCAGCGAATCGATGCCCGACAGCGGCCCCAGATGCAGCGTCCCGGTTTCATCGGTTTGCAACGTCACATCGACGTTGTTGTTGCGGTAGCGATGGCGAAGGCTCAACCGGACCGCTTGGCCGACCAAGGGTTCGCCGCTGCGGCCGCGGGCTTCGATGGACCAACCGCCGTCGTGTCGCGCCAAAAACAGGTCGGCGATCGCGTCGGTCTTCTCCGTTTCGTTGATCTTCCACGACTTGATCGTCGAAACGTCGACTCGCTCCCCTCCGCTGCGACTGGGCACTCGGCCACTGACGCTCGCGGTGATCTCTACCGTCCGCCGTGGGACGCGGAATTGGATTTCGAGTTCCCGGTCGAGAGCGAACTCGAGCTCCCGATACCGTTTGGTGGTGACGACGCCATCGAGATCGGTCGCGGTCACTTGAACTTCGATGTCTTCGACGAGCTTGGGATCGATCGGCCGATCGGCGACCCACAGTCGCGGGCGGATCAAGATCTCGGCCAACTTGCCCGGTTGCAATTGTTGCCGATGGGTGTGGAAGCCCGCTTCCAATTTGTAGCTATCGTCGCGGTGGCGGAACTTGATCGGCATCGCAATCGCGTCGTCGATCAAAATCGCATCGCGCGTGGTGGTCTCTGCGGCGAAGGGAACGATGATCGTGCCCGATTCATCCGCCGTAAATTCCTGCGTTCCAATTTGCAGCCGCGCTTGCGATGCAGGTTTTCCATCCTCGCGGAGGACTTGGAAGCGATGCCCCGCCGCGCCGATGGTCTCTGCAAATCGCAGGTCGCCACGGCGGATCAGGGCACGCGATCGCCGCCCGCCTCCCAACAGATCGACAACCCAGACACCACGCCCCTGAATCTCGGGCAGTTCGATCCGCTGGCGATGACGCCGCAAAGCGGGCAAGTCGTACTTCAGCGATCGACTGTGGTTGGCGACCAGTCCATCGAGATCGATCGCCGTGCTCAGCGGTTTGCGTCCTGCGCGGCAATAGGCTTCGGTGTTGATCCGATAGATGCGGATCATCAACTCGTCGACGTTTTTGATATCGACATGCAACGCTGCCGGTTCAGCGACCGATTGGTACTGCGAATTGGTCGCCGCCAACGTGACTTCGACTCGCTCTTGCAACGCCTTCTGTTCTTCCGCCGTCAACAGGGCAAACCATTGGTCGCGCGGCTCGATCCCGGCCAGCAGCTTCGTTTCGGCAAACAGACTGCGAAGATATTCAGGGCGCAGGTATTGGGCGAAGGCATCGGGCGAAGCGGCATCGCGGAGAAAGTGTTCCAGATAAGCACGGACCAGCGGTTGGTCGTCGCCGATCGGTGGCAGCATCGCTTGCGACCGGTAGTCGTGGTCCAGTTCCGCGATCGCGCCGCCGAGGCTGCGTTCGATCAGTTTCGGCAAAACGATCGGACTTTGCCGCGGCAGCGCCAGGTAGTCGAGAAACCGCTGCTTCTGGAACTGTTCATTCTGTAGATCGGCGGCAAGGCGATGATACAGAACCGACGCCTTCAGGCTGTTGTAAGCATCGGGCAGCGTCCGGACAAACTCTTCGGCACGCTGTAGATAGTCTTGGTAGACCTCAGGTTGTTGGCTCGGATCGCTGTCGGCCGACGGACGCAATCGCAGCAGGATCGCGGAAACAAGTTCATCGTCGCTGGCGACTTCTTTGACCTGCTGGCGGACTTGTCGCAATTCATCCAGCGTGAGGACGTCGTGCACCGGAAGATCGCCAAACATCCGGTCTTGTGGACGCCGCTGTTGCAGTTCGGCGACCACAAGATCGACGATTCCGGGGAGCCCCGGTTGGTCGAGACGTTCCAACAACCAACGCAAGGTCTTGGGGGAGACGACGTCTTCGGGTTGCTCCACTTCAGTCCAGATCTGCACCAACCTTCGCAGCCCCGCGGGTGTGAGCGTCTCGCGGCGCTTGGCAGCTTCGAGCAACAGTTCATCGCCATCGATCAACGCCCTATTTAAGGTTGCAGGCAATTGCCGTTGGCCGCGGACGCGAGGGGGTTGGTGGTCGAGGTCGACGTTCAGGTGACGCCGCAGGTATTCGAGCGTCCGATCGGGAGTCGCTTCAAATTCGAGCAGATGCTGTCGATGCTGCATCCCCAGCAGCCGCGGGTCTTGCTTGAAAACGTTGTCGGCGGACCAGTCGGCAAGGTAGGCCGCCGCCAATTCGGGCTGCCCCATCGTTTGATGGTGTAAGACATGGAAGTAGTAATAGTCTGCCGAACCGGGGATCAGGTCCTGCAAAAATCGTTGGCGGTCGAGTGCCAATGCGTAACGCTCGATCGATCCGATCTCGGCAGCCCGCGCCGTTCGATGGGGGATCGAAACCATTCCAATGAACAATCCGATCAGCAGCACCCATTGTTCAACGACGTGAAGTGACATGAACGTGTCTTTCAGAAGAGAAGAAGTGGTTGACAACCACGGGACAGCCAAGGTTCGCCGCCTCGCGTTCCAGATCGATGGCATCCGGTCCAGTTTACATCAAGACAGACGCAAGCTTGGGGGGCCGGTTCCCAAAAAAGAAGACGAGCGGATAAATGTGCCAAATTTGCGGGGGGCTAAGGGATTTCTCCGAGACCTTGGAGCGCCGTGTGGGTTTAAGAAGCATCAACTCATCCGTTCTCTAAATCAACAGCAGCACGCCGGGCCGATGTCGGTTCGGGCTCCGCTGCCCGCTTCACATTGGAGGTCCATAAGCATGCTTCGTGATCTATTAAAGGCAACTCTGTTCGGAACGGCGATCGCGATCGCAACAACGTCCGCAGTCTTCGCGCAGGACGAAGATCGAGAGCGTGGCGACGACGCGCCTCCGCGTCGCCCTACTGGCGAGCACCGTCGACCGAGCGGAGATCGTGAAACGCCGATGCATGGTTTTGAAGGCGAACGTCGTGGGCCGCGTGGGGACCGAGGTCCGGGTTCGATGGAGTCGCGTGGTCGTGACATGAAAGGTGGCGATGAATCGCGGCGAGATCGCTTTGATGGCGAACGTCGTGGGCCGCGTGGGGACCGAGGTCCGGGTGCGATGGAGTCGCGTGGTCGTGGCATGAAAGGTGGCGATGAATCGCGGCGAGATCGCTTTGATGGTGAACGTCGTGGGCCGCGTGACGGCCGGGGTCCGGGGTCGATGGAGTCGCGTGGTCGTGACATGAAAGGTGGCGATGAATCGCGGCGAGATCGCTTTAATGGCGAACGTCGTGGGCCGCGTGACGGCCGAGGTCCTGGTTCGGTGGAGTCGCGTGGTCGCGACATGAAAGGTGGCGATGAATCGCGGCGAGATCGCTTTGATGGCGAACGTCGTGGGCCGCGTGACGGCCGGGGGCGCGACGCGTTGGAATCGCGTCACCACAAGATGAAGCGTGGAGAAGCCGCGCCGTGGCATCGTTCGTATCGCGTGGCGCGTAGTGAACAGGGACCCGGCGCGATGGAATCAAGGCACCACCGTCGAGATCGTGATTGCGAAGCGACGGGGACGCGTCATCAGGGGGAAAAGGGTTTGAAGAAGGGGAAAGACAAGTCGAAGCGGCACGAGAAATCAGCCAAGCATCGTGGCGGCAAAGATAAAAAGGTTTCGGCGAAATCGAAGGATGGAAAACGCGACGGCTCAAAGAAGGGGAAAGGGAAGGGAAACGGAAAGAAGAAGCATCGCGACGGGGATCGCGGGAAAGACCGAAGGAATCAATAGCAGTAATAGATGACGGTGACGTCGGAACGAAAGTCGTTCGGATGTCGGTTTGAGCGAACAGAGGCTGCCCCAATCGTGGGGCAACTCACGGTAAAAAGAACGGCCAACCGCCGCTTGGGTACGACCCAACGCGGCGGTTTTGTCATACCGGTTCTGGTTTCCCAGTCGTGAAACTCGGAAGAATCGTTGCTTTTGAGCCGAATTCGGGCGAGAATGTGGCTTACGATTTGGCTTTGACCGTCGTGGCAATTAGGATTCATCAGTAGCAAAATCCACTCAACGGCGGTCTCCCTCTTCGCTTGTCAAGTTTTCTTGGGCTTCCATGAATCAACTGTGCACTTTCATTGTCCTGACCGCCAGTCTCTTCGTGGGCGTCGCCGCTTCATTGGCTCAAGCCCCCGCAGCGATCGACGACGCGGCCCGTTTCGCTCCGGGAATCGTTCGCGTGATCGAGCCCCCGCCGGAGCCTGACGAGACGTTTTCTGGTCCGCTTCCGCTGCAAGAATTCCTCGCCAACAATCCGCAAATCGATTGGAAGGCTCCCGATTTCCCCGAGGGGCAGCCTTTTTTCAACTCGCGCAGCCGAACCCTGATCGAAAAAGCAAAGCAAGTCACGTTGCGCCGCGAAATCCATGGGTTTGAATTTGCTTTCAAACCGATGCGACAGATTTATGTCGACATTCCGCAGGCCACCGGCGTGATGAAACGCAAGCTGATCTGGTACATGGTCTTCCGCGTCCGCTACCGTGGTGGCGACCTGCGATCGAAGGAAGTTGTCGACGATTTTGGCAACAAGACCTACCCCGATATCGAAGCGATCGCCTACAAGCAACGCCGCTGTTTCCCGATGCTGGTCCTTTCGAATCACGCCAAGGGGAAAGAATACATCGATCGAGTGTTGCCAACCGCTCGCGAACCGATCGCACGGCGCGAACAGATCCGTTCGAAATTGCATAACACCGTGGAAATTGGAACGTTAAACATTCCGCGAACCACCGATCCGGATGCTCCTGGCGTTTGGGGCGTGGCGACTTGGGAAGACGTCGATCCTTCAACCGACTTTTTCTCCGTCTACGTTCACGGTTTGACAAATGCTTTCCGAACCGCCCAATCGAACGGCGAAGAGAAGGTTTTGCGAAAAATTTTGCAATTAAATTTCTATCGGCCTGGCGACAGTGTGCGTCAACTGGCCGATGAAATCAGGTTCGGTGTCCCCGCTTACGAGGATCCGACCGAACAAAGCTACATATTGAAGCAATATGGACTTACCGAACGGCTTGATTATCAGTGGCTTTTCAGGTAAATTCCCCTCTTCAATTCACAAAATCCCAAACCACCTGGGCTTGTCTGCGTCGCAGATTGGTCCGCAAGCAAAGATACAGGAAGCCCCACAATGGCGCATAAAAAGGGACAAGGCTCCAGCCGTAACGGTCGCGATAGCAACGCACAACGTCGCGGAGTCAAGAAGTTTGGTGGTGAAAAGGTCACTCCTGGCAACATCATCATCCGTCAAGTTGGCACCAAGGTGCATCCAGGACGTGGCGTTGGCATGGGCAACGACTACACGCTGTTTGCGTTGATCGACGGCGTGATCAAATTCGACCGTGAAGGTCGCCGTGTCAACGTTGTTGACGCTGCCTAGTCGACCGCGTTTCACGCATCCGATTTAAGTTAAAACGATCAACGGCTGTATCGCGTCTATCGCGGGACAGCCGTTTTGCATTGGTATTCTTCCAATTGTTCCATGTTCGTGCGGCGGGCAAGAGTTCTCGGCGCCATCATTAGGCCTCTCACTATGTTCGTTGATCGCGTTGAAATCGAAGTAACCGGCGGCAAAGGCGGCGATGGTTGCATGAGCTTCCGCAAAGAGAAGTTCGTCCCCCGCGGCGGTCCCGACGGTGGGGATGGTGGCGGTGGCGGCAGCGTGATCCTGGTCGCACGCGACGGCGTGAACAGCCTGAACGATTTCGCGGGCCGCAAGTTCTGGAAAGCCGAACGCGGATACCATGGCTCCGGTGCCAAGCGAACGGGCCGACATGGTGATGATCTGGTCCTGTACGTGCCTCCAGGCACGACGGTCATCGATGCCCAGCAGGGCTTTGTCATTAAGGACATGATCAACATCGACGACACCGTTGTGGTGGCGCGAGGCGGTCGAGCCGGAAAGGGAAACACGGCGTTTAAGACGGCCACCAACCAAGCGCCGCGTGAGCGTTCGTTGGGGGAACCGGGGGAGGTGCGCAATCTGATCCTGGAACTGAAATCGATCGCCGACGTCGGTTTGATCGGTATGCCCAACGCCGGAAAAAGCACGCTGTTGAGTCGGTTGAGCCATGCACGGCCAGAGATCGCCAATTATCCGTTCACGACGAAACATCCTAATCTTGGGCAGGTGAAAGTCGATCGCGATCGATCGTTTATCCTGGCAGATATCCCCGGTTTGATCGAAGGGGCTCACGAGGGAGTTGGTCTGGGGCACGAGTTCTTGCGGCACGTTGAACGGGCCGGAATTCTTGTCCATCTGGTCGAGCCCGAACCGGCCGACGCGACCGATCCGATCGAGAATTACAAGTCGATCCGCCACGAACTGACCGAATACACGAGCCAGTTGAGCGAGCGTCCGGAGATCGTCGCCGTCACCAAATGTGAACTCCCATCGGCCGATGAGGTCTGCCAACGGATGGCCGAGGTCGTCGACCAACGCATCCATCGCATCAGCGCGATGACGGGCGAGGGGCTCAAAGATCTGTTGGAAGCGATTGTCGCCGAACTTCTCAAGCGTCCGACCGAACCGGTTTCCGGTGTCGCGCCGACGGCCGACGAAAGCCCCAAACCGAAACGTCTTCCACCGCACTTGGCGGGGCCAACG from Rosistilla carotiformis includes the following:
- the rpmA gene encoding 50S ribosomal protein L27 produces the protein MAHKKGQGSSRNGRDSNAQRRGVKKFGGEKVTPGNIIIRQVGTKVHPGRGVGMGNDYTLFALIDGVIKFDREGRRVNVVDAA
- the obgE gene encoding GTPase ObgE codes for the protein MFVDRVEIEVTGGKGGDGCMSFRKEKFVPRGGPDGGDGGGGGSVILVARDGVNSLNDFAGRKFWKAERGYHGSGAKRTGRHGDDLVLYVPPGTTVIDAQQGFVIKDMINIDDTVVVARGGRAGKGNTAFKTATNQAPRERSLGEPGEVRNLILELKSIADVGLIGMPNAGKSTLLSRLSHARPEIANYPFTTKHPNLGQVKVDRDRSFILADIPGLIEGAHEGVGLGHEFLRHVERAGILVHLVEPEPADATDPIENYKSIRHELTEYTSQLSERPEIVAVTKCELPSADEVCQRMAEVVDQRIHRISAMTGEGLKDLLEAIVAELLKRPTEPVSGVAPTADESPKPKRLPPHLAGPTSKLSNEVQAQDYVHEEESP